The following coding sequences lie in one Lysobacter capsici genomic window:
- a CDS encoding response regulator transcription factor, whose amino-acid sequence MLIEPARITIALADDQALVLSGLKALLGGFAQFRVVAEAADGAALLEVLQGVAVDVVLCDIRMPLLDGFEVCQRLRAYTNAPPVILLTTFDDSSLALRAVEVGAKGFLLKDASPAELVDTIEEVAAGRSVVAPIATDAVRARYAYRDQGPPTGNFSKREIDILRLLAGGYTNREIGQAIHVTEGTVKNYLMDIFDKLGTRDRTRAVLKAITLKVI is encoded by the coding sequence ATGCTGATCGAACCCGCCCGCATCACGATCGCGCTGGCCGACGATCAGGCCCTGGTGCTCAGTGGCCTGAAGGCGCTGCTGGGCGGCTTCGCGCAGTTCCGGGTGGTGGCCGAGGCCGCGGACGGAGCGGCGCTGCTGGAGGTATTGCAAGGCGTCGCAGTCGATGTCGTGCTGTGCGACATCCGGATGCCGCTGCTGGACGGATTCGAAGTCTGCCAGCGGCTTCGGGCGTACACGAATGCGCCGCCGGTGATCCTGCTGACCACCTTCGACGATTCGAGCCTGGCCTTGAGGGCGGTCGAGGTCGGCGCCAAGGGGTTCCTGCTCAAGGACGCATCGCCCGCCGAACTGGTGGACACGATCGAAGAAGTCGCCGCGGGGCGGTCGGTGGTCGCGCCCATCGCCACCGACGCCGTGCGCGCGCGCTACGCCTATCGGGACCAGGGGCCGCCGACGGGAAATTTCAGCAAACGCGAGATCGACATTCTGCGCTTGCTGGCCGGCGGCTATACCAATCGGGAAATCGGCCAGGCGATTCACGTGACCGAGGGGACGGTGAAGAACTACCTCATGGACATCTTCGACAAGCTGGGCACCCGCGACCGGACCCGCGCGGTGCTCAAGGCGATCACCCTGAAAGTGATCTAG
- a CDS encoding sensor histidine kinase, with product MPKHHCHRSPAVALAGALAWAAVGLELWSGPLVATHVGAALPLHGVARMLHLAFALLFVVSLTVVRRRGLRLAMATALCLIALVLVALYRYNSAAALLIIPMLEFAAVLSTRALATVYLAANLLLLWVVAQFRQMDAPLTHVGLHASLQLFAILLVKSTRRTEQARDALAEVNAELVATRGVLSEVARGQERLRLSRELHDVAGHKLTALRLNLSALTHNKSLDTDEVIAQCTRLTEELLDDLRSVVHQLRLHDGLDLGAVMDRIAAPFPRPRVHLQIASDARASTPEQAEALLRVFQEGLTNAAKHSNAEQLWVTLSRQHDEVTLDLRDDGRGRGEVSPGNGLTGMRERLKSLGGRVEFGRIAEGGFRLHATLPDRC from the coding sequence ATGCCGAAACATCATTGCCACCGATCTCCAGCGGTCGCCCTGGCCGGTGCGTTGGCATGGGCGGCGGTCGGATTGGAGTTGTGGTCCGGCCCGCTGGTCGCCACACACGTCGGCGCCGCGCTGCCGCTGCATGGAGTGGCGCGAATGCTGCACCTGGCGTTCGCGCTGCTCTTCGTGGTGTCGCTGACCGTCGTCCGGCGCCGCGGCCTGCGACTGGCGATGGCGACCGCGCTGTGCCTGATCGCCTTGGTGCTGGTGGCGCTGTATCGCTACAACTCCGCGGCGGCGTTGTTGATCATTCCGATGCTGGAGTTCGCCGCTGTGCTGAGCACGCGCGCGCTGGCGACCGTGTACCTGGCGGCGAACCTGCTGCTGTTGTGGGTGGTGGCGCAGTTCCGGCAGATGGATGCGCCGCTCACCCATGTCGGCCTGCATGCCAGCCTGCAACTGTTCGCCATCTTGCTGGTCAAGTCGACCCGCAGGACCGAGCAGGCCCGCGACGCCCTGGCCGAGGTCAACGCCGAACTGGTCGCCACGCGCGGGGTGCTTTCCGAAGTCGCGCGCGGCCAGGAGCGCTTGCGGTTGTCGCGCGAACTGCACGATGTGGCCGGGCACAAGCTCACGGCGCTGCGCCTGAATCTGAGCGCGCTCACCCACAACAAGTCGCTGGATACAGACGAAGTGATCGCGCAATGCACGCGACTCACCGAAGAGTTGCTGGACGATCTGCGCTCGGTGGTGCATCAGCTGCGGCTCCACGACGGGCTGGATCTGGGCGCCGTCATGGACCGCATCGCGGCCCCGTTTCCGCGGCCGCGGGTGCATCTGCAGATCGCATCGGACGCGCGCGCGAGCACGCCCGAACAGGCCGAAGCGCTGCTGCGCGTGTTCCAGGAGGGGCTGACCAATGCGGCCAAGCACAGCAACGCCGAGCAGCTGTGGGTGACGTTGAGTCGCCAGCACGACGAGGTGACGCTCGACCTGCGCGACGACGGCCGCGGACGCGGCGAGGTATCGCCGGGCAACGGCCTGACCGGAATGCGCGAGCGCCTGAAATCGCTGGGAGGACGTGTGGAATTCGGACGAATCGCCGAAGGCGGTTTTCGCCTGCATGCCACCTTGCCGGACCGATGCTGA